In the genome of Deinococcus psychrotolerans, one region contains:
- a CDS encoding FHA domain-containing serine/threonine-protein kinase, with protein MTATGTIFEGYRLLRPLGKGWLGEVYAAQNLDGASISALRIIAPELSAQPKVITNFRRLHQKWRQLSHPNILGVSEILERDQHVYYGMNLAQKGSLRQLLQAQGQSGQFMDLLVVVDLVRQAAGALAYAHDANLMHGDLKPENLLLNPARAIMGRPAYSVLVADFGVGELQNYTHGVHDRLIVTSPAYMSPEQCRGVRTEVRSDIYALGVILYELLTNLVPFEARDLAEAVEKHQHVAPIPPGQIRVDIPQDLEELVLTCLAKAPEYRYRTAQELEDALQGVLNQLIPQGPRPTMVLPDVPEPPAPRIEAMRDRTPFPRVQIVGDDGQLLRVEPLRASIITVGRASTNAIVLEHVGVSRHHLNIEVDDDGVFVSDLASTNGTTLGGAALAPRTRTLWPDGGMLRVEPFWLRLQPPQKVVQQARIGVQVQDNDIELTPGTVTVLKVELANTGRTVDHFQMGVEGVPPEWVQNLYHEIQLNPGMTASTSLRILVPRESQYPADLYAVQVVARSRENPAEFGYAPMNWKVLPFTETQIEVTPRRRSAWRHTHYDLKLINASNVAITYNMTVRDEEGQIHLQSPLESLRLPTGGDLRNIIPVRTIIYNNMMRLREGIGKVKIEALPQGVEVLPGASFEHRVQIKLPIRWIATSRQRTLKLHPQPNIGRDHPENISLLHLPVIPLWALPLMLIFGILFALWLLQTPSVVSVTVVPVDPKVGGAAQNPNQPKTTSQQPRTGQPFYLDFETRNATRIVVKPWNKTLFRGTGRLLIPEGVKEQTNAQITVYGRINSTSTSVLVSPTLPTPTINVFTVSAENVSSGQEVTLRWNVSNGKDVTISSLGTVPAKGEKQIKVTQNTDFTLTAKASNGGEDISKTVNVKVLEANIDSFEVTPTQAKVGDTVKLSWKVRNASSVSIDQIGTVPAQGSADYTVQGDQAFVLRAKVGDQELSKTVNLKVLAPNLETFTINPPNPRVGDTVTVTWRVNNASKITLDPFGPVESNGQRQVVINGNTIFHLSASNGQNLTDLGTFPVTPGVKTPNLTIFSASPRKPRVGQPVTLTWVSENADTAELSGIPGQGTLALPASGSTTITAPANDISLTITVKSGGGSQARMLALPVLPAAPTPAAPQPKPTPQSSVSVAGPITVPKPVTSPQPTTSQPSTPTPQPAAPTPVPDKQPTAAPPPSPQVINFTARPSSVRSGQPVTLTWATKNAALIKIFPGGQRLDASGSLVVTPSANTVYTLLADGVRGRANVQVTPNPQTPITPVVVPKPSPAVPAAPSPKITAFKVEPGVIQLGQSVTITWDTQNAKSVKLFPGGVALDSSGKLTLKPKASVMYSLVADRLRKLGGVTVTAPAAPKPSASAPAPVPTPTRPNPVPTPSASPSPQPGSAGRIRGQVIEFTAEPSTVTPGQPVTLTWRTKDAKSVRLFPYAGTRGRAMQESGTLIVKPTATTIYTLLADSSNFKVKVIVEGSNAPSTPAPEPAPPANTPNNSLEINDFSVTPKQVSAGESVVIRWDVSGADQVVIAGLGSQPQPAKGEATRVAKSSTIFSLRATAGDKIIRKIQTVQVMAANTASASAETNTETSTLSGTSQDGP; from the coding sequence ATGACTGCAACAGGAACCATCTTCGAGGGCTACCGACTGCTCAGGCCCCTCGGCAAAGGCTGGCTCGGTGAAGTCTATGCCGCTCAAAACCTCGACGGGGCATCTATCAGCGCCCTGCGAATTATCGCGCCGGAGCTGAGCGCTCAGCCCAAGGTGATCACCAATTTCCGCCGCCTGCATCAAAAGTGGCGGCAGTTGTCTCACCCCAACATCTTGGGCGTCAGCGAAATCTTAGAGCGCGATCAGCACGTGTATTACGGCATGAACTTGGCCCAAAAGGGTTCGCTGCGCCAACTGCTTCAGGCGCAGGGGCAAAGCGGGCAGTTCATGGACCTCTTGGTGGTCGTGGATTTGGTGCGCCAAGCCGCCGGAGCGCTGGCCTACGCCCACGACGCCAACTTGATGCACGGCGACCTCAAGCCCGAAAACCTGCTGCTCAATCCGGCCCGCGCCATCATGGGCCGGCCCGCTTACAGCGTGTTGGTGGCCGACTTCGGGGTCGGCGAGCTGCAAAACTACACCCACGGCGTCCATGACCGCTTGATTGTCACCTCGCCTGCCTACATGTCGCCGGAGCAGTGCCGAGGTGTGCGAACCGAGGTCAGAAGCGACATTTACGCGTTGGGCGTCATCTTGTATGAGCTGCTGACCAACCTGGTGCCGTTTGAAGCCCGCGACCTCGCGGAAGCCGTCGAAAAACACCAGCACGTCGCGCCGATTCCCCCCGGCCAAATTCGGGTCGACATTCCCCAAGACCTCGAAGAATTGGTGCTGACCTGCCTCGCCAAAGCGCCCGAATACCGTTACCGCACCGCGCAGGAACTCGAAGACGCCCTACAAGGGGTGCTCAATCAGCTCATTCCGCAGGGGCCGCGCCCGACGATGGTGCTGCCCGACGTGCCGGAGCCGCCCGCGCCGCGCATCGAAGCCATGCGTGACCGCACACCCTTTCCCCGCGTTCAGATCGTGGGCGACGACGGGCAACTCCTGCGGGTCGAGCCGCTCAGGGCTTCGATTATCACGGTGGGCCGGGCCAGCACCAACGCCATCGTGCTCGAGCATGTCGGCGTCTCGCGCCACCACCTCAATATCGAAGTGGACGACGACGGCGTCTTTGTCAGCGATCTGGCGTCCACCAACGGCACCACTTTGGGCGGCGCAGCGCTGGCTCCCCGCACCCGCACGCTGTGGCCCGACGGCGGAATGCTAAGGGTCGAGCCGTTTTGGCTGCGGCTGCAACCTCCGCAAAAAGTGGTGCAGCAAGCCCGCATCGGCGTGCAAGTCCAAGACAATGACATCGAATTGACCCCTGGCACCGTCACCGTCCTCAAGGTCGAACTGGCCAACACCGGGCGCACGGTGGATCACTTTCAGATGGGCGTGGAAGGCGTGCCGCCGGAGTGGGTTCAAAACCTCTACCACGAGATTCAACTCAACCCCGGCATGACGGCTTCGACCAGCCTGCGGATTTTGGTGCCCAGAGAATCGCAGTATCCGGCTGACCTTTATGCCGTGCAGGTGGTGGCCCGCAGCCGCGAAAACCCAGCTGAGTTCGGCTACGCGCCGATGAACTGGAAGGTGCTGCCGTTTACCGAAACCCAAATCGAAGTCACCCCGCGTCGGCGCAGCGCTTGGCGGCACACCCATTACGACCTCAAGCTCATCAACGCTTCCAACGTGGCGATCACCTACAACATGACGGTGCGCGACGAGGAAGGCCAGATTCACCTCCAGTCGCCGCTCGAATCGTTGCGGCTGCCCACCGGCGGCGACTTGCGCAACATCATTCCGGTTCGCACCATCATCTACAACAACATGATGCGGCTGCGCGAGGGCATCGGCAAAGTCAAGATCGAAGCGCTGCCGCAGGGCGTCGAGGTGTTGCCGGGCGCGTCGTTTGAGCACCGCGTGCAAATCAAGCTGCCGATTCGCTGGATCGCCACCTCGCGCCAGCGCACCCTTAAGCTGCACCCGCAGCCCAATATCGGGCGCGATCATCCTGAAAACATCTCGCTGCTGCACCTGCCAGTCATTCCGCTGTGGGCGCTGCCGCTGATGCTGATTTTCGGAATCCTCTTCGCGCTGTGGCTTTTGCAAACGCCCAGTGTCGTATCGGTCACGGTGGTGCCCGTTGATCCAAAAGTCGGGGGCGCGGCTCAAAATCCCAATCAACCCAAGACCACCAGCCAGCAGCCCCGCACCGGCCAACCGTTTTATCTCGACTTCGAAACGCGCAACGCTACCCGCATCGTGGTCAAGCCGTGGAACAAAACGCTGTTCAGGGGCACTGGGCGGCTGCTGATTCCGGAAGGTGTCAAAGAGCAGACCAACGCTCAGATCACGGTGTACGGGCGCATCAACTCCACATCGACTTCGGTTCTCGTCAGCCCCACACTGCCCACGCCCACCATCAATGTCTTTACGGTATCGGCGGAGAATGTCTCCAGCGGCCAAGAAGTGACCCTGCGCTGGAATGTCAGCAACGGGAAAGACGTCACCATCAGTTCGCTGGGCACCGTACCAGCCAAAGGCGAAAAGCAGATCAAAGTCACCCAGAACACGGATTTTACCCTGACGGCCAAAGCCAGCAACGGCGGCGAAGACATCAGCAAAACGGTCAACGTCAAGGTGTTGGAGGCCAACATCGACTCGTTCGAGGTAACTCCCACCCAGGCCAAAGTCGGCGACACCGTGAAGCTGAGCTGGAAAGTTCGCAACGCCAGTAGCGTCAGCATTGACCAGATTGGCACAGTTCCGGCCCAAGGCAGCGCCGATTACACCGTGCAGGGCGATCAAGCCTTTGTGTTGCGGGCAAAGGTCGGCGACCAAGAGTTGAGCAAGACCGTCAATCTCAAGGTGCTTGCGCCCAACCTCGAAACATTCACCATCAACCCGCCTAACCCCAGAGTCGGCGACACCGTAACGGTGACTTGGCGGGTCAACAACGCTTCTAAAATCACGCTCGATCCGTTCGGGCCAGTGGAGTCCAATGGGCAGCGGCAAGTCGTCATCAACGGGAACACCATTTTCCACCTCTCGGCCAGCAACGGTCAAAATCTCACCGACCTAGGCACCTTTCCAGTGACGCCGGGAGTGAAAACGCCCAACCTGACTATCTTCAGCGCTTCGCCGCGCAAACCCAGAGTGGGCCAGCCTGTCACCCTGACTTGGGTCAGCGAAAACGCCGACACCGCCGAACTCAGCGGGATTCCCGGCCAAGGCACCCTGGCACTGCCTGCTTCGGGTTCGACCACCATCACCGCGCCTGCCAACGACATCTCATTGACCATCACCGTCAAAAGCGGCGGCGGCAGTCAAGCGCGAATGTTGGCGCTGCCGGTGTTGCCTGCCGCGCCAACGCCTGCGGCACCTCAGCCCAAACCGACACCTCAAAGCAGCGTCAGCGTGGCTGGGCCGATTACAGTTCCAAAACCAGTGACCTCACCTCAACCAACCACGTCCCAACCCTCAACTCCGACCCCACAGCCGGCTGCACCCACCCCGGTGCCTGACAAGCAACCCACTGCCGCGCCGCCGCCGAGTCCGCAGGTCATAAACTTCACCGCCCGGCCGTCCAGCGTCCGCAGTGGACAGCCGGTGACACTGACTTGGGCCACCAAAAACGCTGCGCTCATCAAGATTTTTCCGGGCGGGCAGCGGTTGGATGCCAGCGGCAGCTTGGTCGTCACGCCATCGGCGAATACGGTGTACACCTTGCTGGCCGACGGTGTGAGGGGCCGGGCCAATGTGCAAGTCACCCCGAATCCTCAGACCCCCATTACTCCAGTGGTGGTGCCCAAGCCGAGTCCGGCTGTGCCCGCCGCTCCCAGTCCCAAAATTACGGCCTTTAAAGTGGAACCGGGAGTTATCCAATTGGGCCAGAGCGTCACCATCACTTGGGATACCCAAAACGCCAAATCCGTCAAGCTGTTTCCCGGTGGCGTCGCTTTAGACAGCAGCGGCAAACTCACCCTCAAACCGAAGGCCAGCGTGATGTATAGCTTGGTCGCCGACAGACTGCGGAAATTGGGAGGTGTGACGGTGACAGCGCCCGCCGCACCCAAGCCCTCAGCCAGTGCGCCAGCCCCAGTCCCCACCCCAACGCGGCCAAATCCAGTACCTACTCCTTCAGCAAGCCCTTCACCACAGCCGGGAAGCGCGGGGCGAATCAGGGGACAAGTCATCGAATTCACTGCTGAGCCGTCTACCGTCACGCCGGGGCAGCCCGTGACCCTGACATGGAGAACCAAAGACGCCAAATCGGTCAGGCTGTTTCCTTACGCAGGCACGCGGGGACGGGCCATGCAGGAAAGCGGCACACTGATTGTCAAACCGACCGCGACCACCATCTATACCTTGCTGGCCGATTCGTCGAATTTCAAAGTCAAGGTGATTGTTGAGGGCAGTAACGCTCCCAGCACGCCCGCACCTGAGCCGGCACCCCCGGCCAATACGCCCAACAACTCGCTGGAGATCAACGACTTCAGCGTAACGCCTAAGCAAGTCAGCGCTGGAGAGAGCGTGGTCATTCGCTGGGACGTGAGCGGAGCCGATCAAGTCGTGATCGCCGGACTTGGTTCGCAGCCGCAGCCCGCCAAAGGCGAAGCGACGAGAGTGGCCAAAAGCAGTACCATTTTCTCCCTTCGGGCCACCGCCGGAGACAAGATCATCCGCAAAATTCAGACGGTTCAAGTGATGGCGGCCAACACAGCGTCAGCCAGCGCAGAGACAAATACAGAAACGAGCACCTTGTCCGGCACATCTCAAGACGGGCCCTAA
- a CDS encoding VgrG-related protein, with amino-acid sequence MTAEAKTSINLSGSVPNFYIRVNGDLATEEMLSLQSLSVESSLHLPDMLTLTLRDLTPIKPEGKAYKFIDDEKGKFQNGSSVTVSIAVDTNRESDVFDGQVVEVEAHLLQHGQQLVVRAFDRLHLLARGTFTRTFQNVTDMDLVKKIASLHGLTPVVGPADFVHDYVLQSNQTDLEFLRDRAVKLGYLLFVEGSKLHCVPMGSLGTAGDLQWGVNLIEFQPRVSSLEQASGTTLRSWDPQRKKAVVSSTGKGKGEPGVAAAGETDLSADYTLTQHVVRKEKLADLYVAGSADEKRQKFVEATGVAGGSPKMKAGRTVNLTGVSDRYSGSYVLSAVNHQFQTQSGYTTEFTVSGMRAPDVAQTLAGAHKPKTQYGFVIGIVTNNDDPKDQGRVKIKFPWLSEKHESDWARIAVPGGGNKRGMAWIPEVNDEVLCGFEMGDMHHPYVIGGLWNGLDLPPEKTKQLVKGGKTIHRVHYTRKGHKIILDDSDDTPGIIVEDMNGNVIHIDSKKNKLTITMKGDISIESKGKMNLKAQSGIDIDGGLGVVNVKGSLIKLN; translated from the coding sequence ATGACCGCTGAAGCCAAGACCTCCATCAACTTGAGCGGCTCCGTTCCAAATTTCTATATTCGGGTGAACGGTGACCTCGCCACCGAGGAGATGCTCAGCTTGCAGTCGCTGAGCGTCGAAAGCAGTTTGCACTTACCGGACATGTTGACGCTCACTTTGCGCGATTTGACACCAATCAAACCGGAGGGCAAAGCCTACAAGTTCATTGACGACGAAAAAGGCAAGTTTCAAAATGGCAGTTCAGTGACCGTTTCTATCGCTGTAGACACCAACCGCGAAAGCGATGTCTTCGACGGCCAAGTGGTCGAAGTGGAAGCCCACTTGCTGCAACACGGTCAGCAACTCGTGGTGCGTGCCTTTGACCGGCTGCACCTGCTGGCACGCGGCACGTTTACCCGCACCTTCCAGAATGTCACCGACATGGATCTGGTCAAGAAAATCGCCAGCTTGCACGGCCTGACGCCGGTGGTCGGGCCAGCCGATTTCGTGCATGATTACGTGCTGCAAAGCAACCAGACCGACCTCGAGTTCCTGCGAGATAGAGCGGTCAAGCTCGGCTACTTACTGTTCGTGGAAGGGAGCAAGCTCCACTGCGTTCCGATGGGCAGCTTGGGAACGGCAGGGGATTTGCAGTGGGGCGTCAACCTGATTGAATTTCAGCCGCGTGTCAGCAGCCTGGAGCAGGCCAGCGGCACCACCCTCAGAAGCTGGGATCCACAGCGCAAAAAAGCGGTGGTCAGTTCGACCGGCAAAGGCAAAGGCGAACCGGGCGTCGCCGCCGCCGGGGAAACAGATCTGTCAGCGGACTACACCCTGACGCAGCACGTGGTCCGCAAAGAGAAGCTGGCCGATTTGTATGTGGCGGGCAGCGCCGATGAGAAGCGCCAGAAGTTCGTCGAGGCCACCGGCGTCGCAGGCGGCTCCCCCAAGATGAAGGCGGGACGAACCGTCAACCTGACCGGGGTAAGTGACCGCTATTCGGGCAGTTACGTCCTCTCGGCGGTCAACCACCAATTTCAGACCCAGAGCGGTTACACCACCGAGTTTACGGTCAGCGGCATGCGTGCGCCGGACGTGGCGCAGACGCTGGCAGGCGCTCACAAGCCCAAAACCCAGTACGGCTTTGTGATCGGTATCGTGACCAACAACGACGACCCCAAAGATCAGGGCAGGGTCAAGATCAAGTTTCCCTGGCTCTCGGAAAAGCATGAAAGCGACTGGGCCCGGATCGCGGTTCCCGGCGGCGGCAACAAGCGCGGGATGGCCTGGATTCCGGAAGTGAACGACGAAGTGCTGTGCGGCTTTGAAATGGGCGACATGCATCACCCTTACGTGATCGGCGGTTTGTGGAACGGCCTTGATTTGCCGCCGGAGAAGACCAAGCAGTTGGTGAAAGGCGGCAAGACCATCCACCGCGTTCACTACACCCGCAAGGGCCACAAAATTATTCTCGACGACAGTGACGATACGCCCGGCATCATAGTTGAGGATATGAACGGCAATGTCATTCATATCGACAGCAAGAAGAACAAGCTGACCATCACCATGAAGGGTGATATTTCTATAGAGTCCAAAGGCAAGATGAATCTTAAAGCCCAAAGTGGTATTGATATTGATGGCGGCTTAGGCGTCGTGAATGTCAAGGGCTCACTGATCAAACTCAATTAA
- a CDS encoding DUF4255 domain-containing protein encodes MIGEIHEALRTMLQHEGKIPAGDIDITFAVPTREWASGISRPTLNFYLYDILENLKLRDMGFERLSAFPSETQRLHPRRIDLKYVITAHFKSQTAELEEQEWQVLWRVLATLMRNTDWPDQLLPQEVRSLDVPLSAQVANPETAPRPSELWSVLGTPPRPSINYVLTVPLDLNIEYLRTLVVGVNVGIRNTDSGEVVYSVERYGWVLRGPDGEGVAGAEVRLPDAPGLSFSDADGIFTTRLPHNEVSQLLVRLFGESNWQILGSVPGSVEITLPDEPLPNEPESDNPPAIKPQATKPQKKTK; translated from the coding sequence ATGATCGGCGAAATTCACGAAGCGCTGCGAACCATGCTCCAGCACGAAGGCAAAATTCCGGCGGGTGACATCGACATCACCTTCGCGGTGCCGACCCGTGAATGGGCTTCCGGCATCAGCCGTCCGACTCTTAATTTTTATCTTTACGACATTCTGGAAAATCTCAAGCTGCGTGATATGGGATTTGAGCGCTTATCGGCCTTTCCAAGCGAAACCCAGCGCCTTCATCCGCGCCGAATTGATCTCAAGTACGTCATTACCGCCCATTTCAAATCCCAGACCGCAGAACTCGAAGAACAGGAATGGCAGGTGCTGTGGCGGGTGCTGGCCACGTTGATGCGCAACACCGACTGGCCAGATCAACTTCTCCCCCAAGAGGTGCGGTCGCTGGACGTGCCGCTCTCGGCGCAAGTTGCCAATCCTGAAACCGCGCCGCGCCCCAGCGAACTGTGGAGCGTGTTGGGCACGCCGCCTCGCCCCAGCATCAATTACGTGCTGACGGTGCCGCTCGATCTCAATATCGAGTACCTCCGCACGCTGGTGGTCGGCGTCAACGTGGGCATTCGCAACACCGATTCCGGCGAAGTGGTCTACTCGGTGGAGCGCTACGGCTGGGTGTTGCGCGGCCCCGACGGGGAAGGCGTGGCAGGCGCTGAAGTCCGCTTGCCAGACGCGCCAGGCTTGAGCTTCAGCGACGCAGACGGCATTTTTACCACGCGGCTGCCACACAATGAGGTCTCACAGCTCCTGGTACGGCTTTTTGGCGAGAGTAACTGGCAAATCCTGGGGAGTGTGCCGGGCAGTGTGGAAATTACCTTGCCCGATGAGCCGCTTCCGAATGAGCCGGAATCAGACAACCCACCAGCAATCAAGCCGCAAGCAACCAAACCGCAGAAGAAGACCAAATAG
- a CDS encoding PAAR domain-containing protein, with protein MSQPASCLGDLGTHTGVTTSGAATVLIGGRPAARMGDAHLETPPIVTPFHGPQVIAGGSSSVLIEGKPAARANDLISCSATLIATQFTVLIG; from the coding sequence ATGTCTCAACCTGCAAGTTGTCTGGGCGACCTCGGCACGCATACAGGCGTCACCACCTCCGGCGCGGCGACGGTGCTGATCGGGGGGCGGCCTGCGGCCCGCATGGGCGATGCGCATCTGGAGACGCCGCCGATCGTGACGCCTTTTCACGGCCCGCAAGTCATCGCTGGCGGATCGTCCTCGGTGCTGATTGAGGGCAAGCCTGCCGCCCGCGCCAACGATCTGATTAGTTGCAGCGCTACGCTGATCGCCACGCAGTTCACGGTACTCATCGGTTAA
- a CDS encoding putative baseplate assembly protein, with the protein MPLPTVNLDDRRFDDLIAQARQLIPQYCPEWTDHNTSDPGIALLEIFAWMTDLMLFRVNQVPEKMFIKFLDMIGMQLDPPRAAVAPVTFYLAAAPTEPLTISAATEVATVRTEVTEAIVFSTETDLTIYPPNLKAAFTGNALGENTFTIHDLERLGVLGHKIAVFSAEPVPGDAFYLCLEHNHGAHVLSLLMACEVAGGAGVDPKEPPFVWEVWQGSLNRWSTCTVEYDGTLAFNITGEVILRLPSMAEEEFFGERGYWLRCRITSEQNYAGYKVSPDIESLRVESRGGTVSGRHGVVVKQEVLGRSDGNPGQKFKLLNSPVLFLDSDEDVILSEVPGAAPHIWHSVADFADSSANDYHFQLDHQSGEVTFGPALLQPDGTVYRFGAVPEPGATLKVRRYLYGGGVIGNVPARALSVLKASIPYVARVINHAPALGGRNSQTLDDAVTRVPHVLRTRTRAVTADDYEYLAAQVDGVARSRCITPNVSSSAGQASFPGQIRALDVQPGQVSMVVLPRIEVPVGRIAPDQLVLSAELRASVQSHLDERRMVGTTLEVRPPQYAWVSVSALMRVPVGSSRELKAGVQRAALATLYRYLNPHTGSASGQGWPFGRPLYLSELYSLLRSVPDSDFVEDIQVFLSDPGHADSRESVGPQLLLPPQGLIVSDLHTVRVE; encoded by the coding sequence TTGCCACTGCCCACCGTTAACCTCGATGACCGGCGCTTTGATGACCTGATTGCCCAAGCCCGCCAGCTCATTCCGCAGTATTGCCCCGAGTGGACAGATCACAACACCTCCGACCCCGGCATCGCCCTCCTTGAAATCTTTGCTTGGATGACCGATTTGATGCTTTTCAGGGTCAACCAAGTGCCGGAAAAGATGTTCATCAAGTTTCTGGACATGATCGGGATGCAGCTTGATCCGCCGCGTGCGGCTGTGGCTCCAGTAACTTTTTATCTGGCTGCTGCGCCCACAGAACCGCTGACCATCAGCGCGGCCACCGAAGTTGCTACCGTACGAACCGAAGTCACCGAAGCAATTGTCTTTTCAACCGAAACCGATTTGACCATTTATCCGCCCAACCTCAAGGCTGCCTTCACCGGCAACGCGCTGGGCGAGAACACCTTCACCATCCATGATTTGGAGCGCCTCGGCGTACTGGGCCACAAAATCGCGGTGTTTTCAGCGGAGCCAGTGCCGGGCGACGCCTTTTACTTGTGTTTAGAGCACAATCACGGCGCACACGTCTTGTCGCTGTTGATGGCCTGTGAGGTCGCGGGCGGAGCGGGCGTCGATCCTAAAGAGCCGCCGTTCGTCTGGGAAGTCTGGCAAGGCAGTCTCAACCGTTGGTCGACTTGCACCGTTGAGTATGACGGCACGCTGGCTTTCAACATCACCGGCGAAGTGATTTTGCGCCTCCCCAGCATGGCCGAGGAAGAGTTTTTCGGTGAACGCGGCTACTGGCTCAGGTGCCGCATTACCTCCGAGCAAAATTACGCGGGTTATAAAGTCTCACCCGATATCGAGTCGCTGCGGGTCGAGTCGCGCGGCGGCACCGTCAGCGGGCGGCACGGAGTGGTGGTCAAACAGGAAGTACTAGGGCGCAGCGACGGCAATCCAGGGCAAAAATTTAAGCTGCTCAACAGTCCGGTGCTGTTTTTGGACTCGGATGAAGACGTGATTTTGAGCGAAGTGCCGGGCGCTGCTCCGCATATCTGGCACTCGGTTGCCGATTTTGCCGATAGCAGTGCCAACGACTATCATTTTCAGCTCGACCACCAAAGTGGGGAAGTCACCTTCGGGCCAGCCCTGCTTCAGCCCGACGGAACGGTCTACCGCTTCGGAGCTGTTCCTGAGCCAGGCGCGACCCTCAAAGTGCGGCGTTACCTTTACGGCGGCGGCGTGATCGGCAACGTCCCCGCCCGCGCCCTGAGCGTCCTGAAAGCCAGCATTCCTTACGTGGCCCGCGTCATCAACCACGCGCCAGCGCTGGGCGGGCGAAATTCGCAAACGCTCGACGACGCTGTTACGCGGGTGCCGCATGTCCTGCGAACCCGCACCCGCGCCGTGACCGCCGACGATTACGAGTATCTGGCGGCGCAGGTCGACGGGGTAGCCCGCTCGCGCTGCATCACACCCAACGTGTCGTCGTCGGCGGGGCAAGCCTCGTTTCCGGGGCAGATTCGGGCACTCGACGTGCAGCCGGGGCAAGTCAGCATGGTAGTGCTGCCGCGCATCGAGGTGCCAGTGGGCCGCATTGCTCCCGATCAATTGGTGCTGTCCGCTGAGCTGCGGGCCAGCGTGCAGTCGCACCTCGACGAGCGCCGAATGGTCGGCACCACTTTGGAAGTGCGCCCGCCACAGTACGCTTGGGTCAGCGTCTCGGCCCTGATGCGGGTGCCGGTGGGCAGCTCCCGCGAACTCAAAGCGGGGGTTCAACGCGCGGCGCTGGCAACTTTATACCGCTATCTCAATCCTCATACCGGCAGCGCTTCGGGTCAGGGCTGGCCGTTCGGACGCCCCCTTTACCTGTCTGAACTCTATAGCCTCCTCAGAAGCGTGCCGGACAGCGATTTCGTTGAAGATATTCAGGTGTTTCTCAGCGATCCGGGTCACGCCGATTCGCGTGAGAGTGTCGGCCCACAACTGCTGTTGCCCCCGCAAGGTCTGATCGTCTCCGACTTGCATACCGTGCGGGTGGAGTAG
- a CDS encoding GPW/gp25 family protein translates to MSEHLGTGWAFPVGPDARGRVGLISGIRAVEQAILMILMTPKGQRVMRPDYGCQIHELVFAPNDASTLGLASYYVHEALTAWEPRIELTDVDADSDPAYPERIVISIKYRIRSEASEQSLVFPFYRMPADVQALR, encoded by the coding sequence ATGAGCGAGCATCTAGGCACCGGCTGGGCTTTTCCAGTAGGGCCGGACGCCCGAGGCAGGGTCGGCCTCATCAGCGGCATCCGCGCCGTCGAGCAAGCCATTTTGATGATTTTGATGACCCCCAAAGGTCAGCGGGTGATGAGGCCGGATTACGGCTGCCAAATTCACGAATTGGTGTTTGCGCCCAACGACGCCAGCACGCTGGGCTTGGCGTCTTACTACGTCCACGAAGCCCTCACTGCTTGGGAGCCGCGTATCGAGCTGACCGACGTGGATGCCGACAGCGATCCGGCTTATCCTGAGCGGATTGTCATCAGCATCAAATACCGTATTCGCAGCGAGGCTTCCGAGCAGTCGCTCGTCTTTCCCTTCTACCGTATGCCTGCCGATGTGCAGGCCCTGAGGTAA
- a CDS encoding Dps family protein, with amino-acid sequence MNAKTILLVSSLLVGSALAGGAGAQSSTKLPVNQFTTLPKSGTDDLSKSTKALQATLTELQALQLQTKQAHWNVSGTLYYPIHLLLQEHYEGVAKYADDVAERLLSVGSSSDGRAPTIVQTSGLPEIPGGFLDDARVLSFFTTQYQTVGARLKMRIDDIEKVDPTSANLLQEVESGIEKYQWQVRATFQQTNTDPNTGADINGGKPVSLPGK; translated from the coding sequence ATGAACGCAAAAACAATTCTTTTGGTTTCTTCACTTTTAGTCGGCTCCGCTTTGGCAGGCGGTGCGGGAGCCCAGAGCAGCACCAAGTTGCCGGTCAACCAGTTCACTACCCTGCCCAAGAGTGGTACTGACGACCTCTCCAAGTCGACCAAAGCCTTGCAGGCGACCCTGACCGAGTTGCAGGCGCTCCAACTCCAGACCAAGCAGGCCCACTGGAATGTTTCCGGCACCTTATACTACCCGATTCACCTTCTTCTTCAGGAGCACTATGAGGGCGTCGCCAAGTACGCTGACGACGTGGCCGAGCGCCTACTCTCAGTGGGCAGCTCCAGCGACGGACGCGCTCCGACCATCGTGCAGACCTCGGGCCTCCCCGAAATCCCCGGCGGCTTCCTCGATGACGCCCGGGTGCTGAGCTTTTTCACCACCCAGTACCAGACGGTAGGCGCACGCCTCAAAATGCGGATCGACGACATCGAAAAAGTGGATCCGACCAGCGCCAACTTGCTGCAAGAAGTCGAAAGCGGCATCGAGAAATACCAGTGGCAAGTCCGCGCCACATTCCAACAGACCAACACCGACCCCAACACCGGAGCCGACATCAACGGCGGCAAGCCGGTCAGCCTGCCGGGCAAATAA